The following are from one region of the Amyelois transitella isolate CPQ chromosome 21, ilAmyTran1.1, whole genome shotgun sequence genome:
- the LOC106135646 gene encoding uncharacterized protein LOC106135646, with translation MKKGLLFGIVASSKTLVRCVFCRVYIPKANKCIEQHTQGVKHKDNITLMTENGMILKNDEMYCKPCKKVVDEEESVSKHINSESHANWQAAIEDLTDGEYIQLESYLTSEKEEAYCEVCKKDINCSLQVIEAHVNSIIHRSNILERLKPLNGIFLVENDDEVYCKVCDEYIDNTVQSVLEHIDDDEEHIDWFAEMEDLIEQQDISLERYLANENEVNVYCKRCDMEIICDFESIETHVHSESHLNNFG, from the coding sequence ATGAAGAAAGGTTTGCTCTTTGGCATAGTGGCGAGCTCGAAAACTCTAGTTCGTTGTGTATTCTGTAGAGTCTACATTCCTAAGGCGAACAAATGTATAGAGCAGCACACGCAGGGAGTCAAGCACAAGGACAACATAACGCTCATGACGGAGAACGGGATGATTCTTAAGAACGATGAGATGTACTGCAAACCCTGTAAAAAAGTGGTAGATGAAGAGGAATCAGTGTCGAAGCATATTAATAGTGAAAGTCACGCAAACTGGCAAGCGGCGATCGAAGATCTCACGGACGGCGAGTACATACAGTTAGAGTCTTATCTCACTTCAGAAAAAGAAGAGGCGTATTGCgaagtatgtaaaaaagatattaacTGTAGTTTGCAAGTCATAGAAGCACATGTTAACAGTATTATTCACAGAAGTAACATTCTGGAAAGATTGAAACCTCTGAATGGTATTTTCCTGGTAGAAAATGATGATGAGGTATATTGCAAGGTGTGTGATGAGTACATAGATAATACAGTTCAGTCTGTTCTAgaacatattgatgatgatgaagagCACATAGATTGGTTTGCAGAGATGGAAGATCTCATAGAACAGCAAGATATATCTTTAGAGAGATATTTAGCTAATGAAAATGAAGTCAATGTGTACTGCAAGAGATGTGATATGGAGATAATTTGTGATTTTGAGAGCATAGAAACACATGTTCATAGTGAATCTCATCTTAACAATTTTGGTTAA
- the LOC106135649 gene encoding tetratricopeptide repeat protein 5 encodes MSRETEDEAEILENVSEVVKGLAVELKELYAFRDLFFENHPLEMAPEKNKCVDEKKKVLVEKFEAIDVDTQIPFDLRAEFLYMKGRCYNISPAYDPRATQCLSKAVKLNPHLVDAWNELGECYWKNMNVKEAKASFEGALKHERNRLSLRCLSIILRQENGDKKRSEATQAILKSVELAKEAVAQDIKDGVSWSVLGNAYLCQFFLIAQDPATLKLCMSAYKQAWLDPVAKGQPDLYYNKGVALKYEEHYAEALENFEYACRLDPPWETPKQELTRLTQYLVAANDLVKTKGKIKTKKLTQMVQSIDKKMLGAYASGTFHTFGARKDVSLDYARLDQLQDGANECKVILGRVVGSIHNETAVPFTFAIVDESMECMCVTVYNWADGRGAIIGDCVCVPEPRVTRHAHDSALVKYDFKSIRLNNPMLMLVNGKRVGRNQFASTKVTSTYELQ; translated from the exons ATGTCTCGTGAAACAGAAGATGAAGCAGAGATTCTTGAAAATGTTTCGGAAGTTGTAAAAGGATTAGCA gtaGAACTAAAGGAACTATACGCCTTTAGAGAtcttttttttgaaaatcatCCCTTGGAAATGGCACCAGAAAAGAACAAATGTGTTGATGAGAAGAAAAAAGTTCTTGTTGAGAAATTTGAGGCTATTGATG TGGACACTCAAATACCCTTTGATCTCCGAGCTGAATTCCTATATATGAAGGGTCGATGCTACAATATTAGCCCTGCATATGACCCAAGAGCGACCCAGTGCCTCAGCAAAGCCGTGAAGTTGAACCCGCACCTCGTAGACGCATGGAATGAGCTTGGAGAGTGTTACTGGAAGAATATGAATGTGAAAGAAGCTAAAGCCAGTTTTGAAGGAGCACTCAAGCAt GAACGAAACCGCCTATCTCTACGTTGTCTATCTATAATTTTGCGCCAAGAAAACGGAGACAAAAAACGCAGTGAAGCTACTCAAGCCATTCTGAAAAGTGTGGAGTTAGCCAAGGAGGCCGTTGCACAG GACATCAAAGACGGCGTATCCTGGTCGGTGTTGGGGAACGCCTACCTGTGTCAGTTCTTCCTGATAGCGCAGGACCCGGCCACTCTCAAGTTGTGTATGAGCGCCTACAAGCAAGCCTGGCTCGACCCCGTCGCTAAGGGGCAACCCGActtgtattataataaaggagtt GCGTTGAAATATGAAGAGCATTACGCCGAGGCGTTGGAGAACTTCGAGTACGCGTGCCGATTAGACCCTCCATGGGAGACTCCGAAGCAAGAGCTGACCAGGTTAACACAGTACCTGGTCGCAGCCAATGACCTCGTCAAGACTAAGGGGAAGATCAAGACGAAGAAACTGACACAAATGGTGCAG AGCATAGACAAGAAGATGCTCGGCGCGTACGCATCGGGTACATTCCACACGTTTGGCGCCCGTAAAGACGTATCATTGGACTACGCGCGTCTCGACCAGTTGCAAGATGGCGCCAACGAATGCAAAGTGATCTTGGGCAGGGTCGTCGGGTCCATACATAACGAGACTGCGGTGCCTTt CACGTTCGCGATAGTGGACGAGAGCATGGAGTGCATGTGTGTGACCGTGTACAACTGGGCGGACGGCCGCGGCGCCATCATCGGCGACTGCGTGTGCGTCCCCGAGCCCAGGGTCACGCGGCACGCGCATGACTCCGCACTAGTT AAATACGACTTCAAATCCATCCGGCTGAACAACCCGATGCTGATGCTGGTGAACGGCAAGCGTGTGGGCCGCAACCAGTTCGCCAGCACCAAGGTCACCAGCACGTACGAGCTGCAATGA